One part of the Candidatus Hydrogenedentota bacterium genome encodes these proteins:
- a CDS encoding glycosyltransferase, whose amino-acid sequence MDLLFCWPPHGGADVDLYHVVRGLQAMGQEVRLFVTADVTSWERGAFNPDALPFPATRLAFTSRTFTRRRVPALVRQAVDVWRPNAVIVADGFFMKPYVCDALSDYPLLARYYAYEAACHRDILRFKHGMPCSNHYLYTPDVCRRCAAEHLAPDIRAGRNRAWLQEYLAARAYSPDYHAMFAQSLARLDAALVSNPGMKAQLAGFCPTVFMAPGGVHLDAFPYAPPEMKPAAAPKIILMPGRAEDATKGVHVLRAAGEILWRQRRDFVIHATLPEDTPSTEWFRPIGWRDHRNAARLYAEADIVAVPSVWDEPFGLVVIEAMAVGRPVCASRVGGLQQTVRHLQTGFLFDRGDAPELAKQLAVLLDNPDLRLRMGEAGRRLVEEEYGWERVLARYYAPVLAFLAACEKD is encoded by the coding sequence GTGGATTTGCTCTTTTGCTGGCCGCCCCACGGCGGGGCTGACGTGGACCTCTATCATGTGGTGCGCGGTCTCCAGGCCATGGGTCAGGAGGTGCGCCTCTTCGTTACCGCGGACGTGACTTCCTGGGAGCGCGGCGCGTTCAATCCCGATGCGCTCCCCTTCCCGGCCACGCGCCTGGCCTTTACCTCCCGGACTTTTACGCGCCGCCGCGTGCCCGCTCTCGTGCGCCAGGCCGTTGACGTCTGGCGGCCAAACGCCGTCATCGTGGCGGACGGTTTCTTCATGAAGCCGTATGTGTGCGACGCGCTGTCCGATTACCCCCTTCTCGCGCGCTATTACGCCTACGAGGCTGCATGCCACCGCGACATCCTCCGCTTCAAGCACGGGATGCCTTGTTCAAACCACTATCTCTATACGCCCGACGTGTGCCGCCGGTGCGCGGCGGAGCACCTGGCGCCCGATATCCGCGCGGGCCGGAATCGCGCCTGGCTCCAGGAGTATCTGGCCGCGCGCGCCTACTCCCCCGATTACCACGCCATGTTCGCGCAGTCTCTCGCCCGCCTGGACGCCGCGCTTGTTTCCAATCCCGGCATGAAGGCACAACTCGCCGGATTCTGCCCCACCGTGTTCATGGCGCCCGGCGGCGTCCATCTCGATGCATTTCCCTATGCTCCCCCGGAAATGAAACCGGCTGCTGCTCCCAAGATTATCCTCATGCCCGGGCGCGCGGAAGACGCGACGAAAGGGGTCCATGTATTGCGCGCGGCCGGCGAAATCCTGTGGCGGCAGCGCCGCGATTTCGTCATCCACGCGACCTTGCCAGAGGACACGCCGTCCACGGAATGGTTCCGCCCCATCGGCTGGCGCGACCACCGGAATGCGGCCCGGCTGTACGCCGAAGCCGATATTGTCGCGGTCCCCTCCGTCTGGGATGAGCCGTTTGGACTCGTGGTTATCGAGGCCATGGCCGTGGGCCGCCCCGTTTGCGCGAGCCGTGTCGGCGGCCTGCAGCAGACCGTGCGCCACCTGCAAACGGGTTTCTTGTTTGACCGCGGCGACGCGCCGGAACTGGCCAAGCAACTGGCGGTACTGCTGGACAATCCGGACCTGCGCTTGCGCATGGGCGAAGCGGGCCGGCGGCTCGTAGAAGAAGAGTACGGCTGGGAGCGCGTCCTTGCGCGCTATTACGCGCCGGTCCTGGCGTTCCTCGCCGCGTGCGAGAAGGACTAG